Within the Echinicola sp. 20G genome, the region AGATCACCGCTTTGGTTTTGTCTGTGATCGCTTCCTCCAGCTGTGCAGCGGTGGCTTTGAAGTTATTTTCCAAAGTTCCTTCGATCAATACAGGTACACCACCTGCCAATTTGATGATCTCAGCATAACTCACCCAATAAGGAGAGAAAATCACCACTTCATCACCTTCATTGATCAAACACATGAAGATGTTGGCAATTGAATGCTTGGCGCCAGTAGAAAGCACGATGTTTTCTGCCTTCGCCTCAGCTATTTTATTTTGAGTTTGAAGTTTGGTAGCAATGGCTTCTCTCAAATCCTGGTATCCAGAAACCGGAGGATAAGAAAAATATTTTCCTTCATCGATAGCCGCCTTTGCCGCATCCTGCACATGCTGAGGAGTCTTGAAGTCAGGCTCTCCCAAACTTAAACTGATAATGTCAATCCCTTGGCCTTTAAGCTCTCTAGCTTTCTTTGCCATTGCCAGCGTAGCTGACTCTTCCATATTGTTAATACGGTCTGATAAAATACTGCTCATTTGCTTTATAATTGTTTTTCTATGGTCAGTTTATTGTCTTATCTTGAGGCTTTCAGAGAAATTCAGAAGGAAAACACCTTTACTTCTTCCCTGATTACTAATGCACTCTTATTAATAATTGGGCAAAATTAAGGATTATGCTTGTTAATTCTAAACCTTTCTTTTATTTAGAGCACAGATTCTATCTTTTAAATCGTTATCAAATTAAAATTCCCCTTGCCTGGCCTGCGGTTCACATGAAAAAAGTAGTTCTCAGTTTACTTTTAATAGCAACTAGTGGTTTGCTTAAAGCCCAAAATTTTGATTCCTTATCCACCAGCAACCCTGTTGATAGCTCCGGGATCATTCAAGATAGGCTATTGCCCACGACCACACCCGTTCTGCTTTTTGATGACAGCAATCGAAAAGAAGAGAAAAAAAAGGAGAAGAAGAAAAGAAGTAAAAATGTCTATTTTGGTGAGAAGACCAGAAAGAGCTTTATCCGAGTAGATGCTAAAGGGAAAACCCAATACCAACTATTTCATTACACCACCAGAAATAAGCAAGTTGACCCTTATATCAGGGATATCTATTGGTTGGACATCAAAGATAAAGCCATCAGAACTTCTGGATTCAAACCGGAAGAGGGTTATCTCCTTCACGGCCCTTACGAAAGGCGTATCGATAATGCTGTCGTAGAAAAAGGGATGTACTATTACGGCACCAAGCATGGTCGATGGATGACTTTCGATCAAAAAAACATCCTCCAGACCAAATCCCACTTCTATGAAGGATGGCCAGAAGACTCCAGAATTTCTTACTATAACCAATCCCAACAAAAACTTGAGAAGGTCATCCCCATTGAATATGATCTGAAGGAAGGAAATTTCTATCATTTTTATGAAGATGGCCACTTGGCTGTCAAAGGGGAATACCATTATGGAGAAAAAATCGGACTTTGGACCGAATATTGGAATACCCATGGAGGCAAAGTCATTAGAAAGCGAGAAATTCAATATCAGGAAAAGCCTTTTACCAAAAACTTCAAACCCTATATCCGAGCAGAATGGAATGAAGAAGGTACCTTGATTTATAAAGACAATCGACTGTAGGACATTAAATCCTAAATCATCTCTTCACTGTTATTTGCTTAATAAAAAGCATCTTCAAACTGTTTGAATCGGATAACACCAGATTTATCTTTATACACACCCACAATATCAAATCGAATGTCTTTGTGCCAATCGACCTCATGGATGTAATGATCAGCTGCTCGAATGATCAATTGCCTTTTTCTATAATCAACAAATTCCTCCGCATATCCAAAGCCTGTTCCACTTCTGAACTTCACCTCCACAAATACCAAAAGCCCCTTTAACTCCATAATCAGATCGATTTCAGCATGTTTATAACGAAAGTTAGACTCTTTTAATTGATACCCTTTTGCAGCAAGGTATTCGGCTGCGAGTTGCTCGGCCTCCCTTCCCAATTCATTGTGCTGTGCCATCAGAAATTATTTATTAATTTTGGTAAAAATTTCAGCTTTTGTGGTTCAGCTTTAGCGCAAAACCACCTCAAAAAGAACTGTAAATCAAAAAACGGTGTTAACCACCTCTATAAGCCCAAACAGATAGTGAATCAAATTATCAATAAAAAAGTAAAGTTTATAGATCTTGGCAAAAAAGATTACAAAGAGACTTGGGACTACCAGGAGTCTCTATTTGCTGAAACTGTGGCTTTAAAAATCGAAAACCGGAAAAACGAACCGGAAAAACAACAAATTACGCCCAATTATTTATTATTTGTTGAACACCCCCATGTATATACACTTGGTAAAAGCGGTGAGCTTTCCCACCTTTTGCTAAATGAAAATGAACTGGCAGATAAGCAGGCCACTTTCTATAAGATCAACCGAGGTGGTGACATTACCTATCATGGCCCCGGACAATTGGTGGGCTATCCTTTGCTGGATTTAGACAATTTCTTCACCGATATCCATAAATACCTTCGCTATCTGGAGGAGGCTATTATTCGGACATTAGCAGATTATGGAATTGAGGCTGGCCGAATCGAAGGGCTTACCGGTGTTTGGCTTGACCATATCAAAAAAGTAAACCCTCGCAAGATTTGCGCTTTAGGAGTAAAATCCAGCAGATGGGTCACCATGCACGGCTTTGCCTTTAACGTAAACGCTGACCTCTCCTATTTTGGAAACATCGTTCCCTGTGGCATCGCTGACAAAGCTGTCACCTCCCTACATTTGGAATTGGGGAGAGCAATTGATGAAGAAGAAGTCAAAGAAAAGGTAAAAAAGCATTTGGCGGATCTATTCGAAATGGAATGGGAAAATTAATTTCCTTGTCCAAATTGAAAACTGAAAAAACTAAACCATGAAAAAGGACATTGAATTCCACCCTGTGACAGGCGTCAAGCTGGCCATCGCCAAAGAAGAGATTAATGGGCAAACTGAGTGGGGAGTATACATTATCAACCTCAACTTAATAGAGCTTAAAAACCTCATGATCACTTCCAAGGGTTATGGTTTTATTGAGGGGCAAGAGAAAAAAACCTCCACATTGCGACATATGATTGAAGAGCTGGGTCCACAAAGTATAGCTAAAATTGAACCCATTGATCCTAATTTGTTTGTATTAAACAATGAATTCTGGGTCAGTTATTATATATTAGATCAAATATTTGATAAAAAATTCGTCTTCGTCGAAGGCAGCATGGACTCCAGTAATATTCACCGAATCCCTGAATTGGACTTAGAAGGCGTCTTGCATCCTTAAAGCCTATGGCCGATTTTTTGAGTGATCTAAGAGACATTTTATTTTTGGACATTGAAACGGCATCACTCACTGAAAAATTTAGTGAGTTGCCTTCCAGACTACAAGAAGAGTGGCAGAAGAAAGCCAATTACCTACAGCAAACCCCGGAAGAAAAGTCAATAGAGGAGTTCTATTTTGAAAAAGCCGGCATTTATGCTGAATTCGGCAAAGTGCTCTGTATTGGCTTGGGCTATTTCCTCTACGATCCAGAAAAAGAACAGTTACAATTCCGGACCAAGTCCATAGCCTTGGACAACGAGCATGATACCTTACTCGAGTTTCGGAATATTCTAGAAAAGAAAGTCTGGACTTTGTGTGCACACAACGGTAAAGAGTTTGACTTTCCCTATCTTTGCAGAAGAATGCTGATCAACCGGATCCCTCTTCCTGATGCCTTGCAAATGGCAGGCAAAAAGCCATGGGAAATCAGACATTTGGACACTTTGGAACTCTGGAAATTTGGAGACTATAAGCATTATACAAGACTTGAACTTCTGGCCGCCATTTTTGATATCCCCAGTTCTAAGGATGGCATCAACGGCAGTGAAGTAAACGAAGTGTATTACCATCATCAAGACCTTAAAAACATTCGGGAGTATTGTATAAAAGATGTAGAAGTCACGGCCAAAATATACTTGGCTTTTCAAGGTTTACCCGGTGACCTGGAGGTAAAAGTCATCAACTTGGATGAAGGACAAGACGATGAATAAATTATTTATCCTTCAACACTAAACTCTCTGGCCGAATTAATTGTATAATAGAAGAAGAAATATCAACTCGAGAAAAATCGCATATCACCTGGCCCAATATTTTCTAACCAAGAAATTTAATGCAGGCATCATGACCTGTAAACGAAAAGATTAAAATTTTTATGAGCAAAAGATCAAGAAAACAAATAAAAGGAAAAAAGACGGGAAGTAAGCGGATGAATTCCGCGCAGTTGGCGGAGCGCATCCTAAACTTTTTGGAAAACCATTATGGAGAAGAGTTCTCCATTAAGCAAATAATTAAGAAGTTACTTATCAGGGATTCCCTCACCAAAGGTGGCGTGGAGCCTGTATTGAACAAATTGGTAGAGGCTGGATCAGTTTCCAGAAACCCCAGAAACCATTTTTCTTCCACTAAATCACCTGATTT harbors:
- a CDS encoding toxin-antitoxin system YwqK family antitoxin, with translation MKKVVLSLLLIATSGLLKAQNFDSLSTSNPVDSSGIIQDRLLPTTTPVLLFDDSNRKEEKKKEKKKRSKNVYFGEKTRKSFIRVDAKGKTQYQLFHYTTRNKQVDPYIRDIYWLDIKDKAIRTSGFKPEEGYLLHGPYERRIDNAVVEKGMYYYGTKHGRWMTFDQKNILQTKSHFYEGWPEDSRISYYNQSQQKLEKVIPIEYDLKEGNFYHFYEDGHLAVKGEYHYGEKIGLWTEYWNTHGGKVIRKREIQYQEKPFTKNFKPYIRAEWNEEGTLIYKDNRL
- a CDS encoding YraN family protein codes for the protein MAQHNELGREAEQLAAEYLAAKGYQLKESNFRYKHAEIDLIMELKGLLVFVEVKFRSGTGFGYAEEFVDYRKRQLIIRAADHYIHEVDWHKDIRFDIVGVYKDKSGVIRFKQFEDAFY
- a CDS encoding 3'-5' exonuclease; the encoded protein is MADFLSDLRDILFLDIETASLTEKFSELPSRLQEEWQKKANYLQQTPEEKSIEEFYFEKAGIYAEFGKVLCIGLGYFLYDPEKEQLQFRTKSIALDNEHDTLLEFRNILEKKVWTLCAHNGKEFDFPYLCRRMLINRIPLPDALQMAGKKPWEIRHLDTLELWKFGDYKHYTRLELLAAIFDIPSSKDGINGSEVNEVYYHHQDLKNIREYCIKDVEVTAKIYLAFQGLPGDLEVKVINLDEGQDDE
- the lipB gene encoding lipoyl(octanoyl) transferase LipB; translated protein: MNQIINKKVKFIDLGKKDYKETWDYQESLFAETVALKIENRKNEPEKQQITPNYLLFVEHPHVYTLGKSGELSHLLLNENELADKQATFYKINRGGDITYHGPGQLVGYPLLDLDNFFTDIHKYLRYLEEAIIRTLADYGIEAGRIEGLTGVWLDHIKKVNPRKICALGVKSSRWVTMHGFAFNVNADLSYFGNIVPCGIADKAVTSLHLELGRAIDEEEVKEKVKKHLADLFEMEWEN